A DNA window from Prunus dulcis unplaced genomic scaffold, ALMONDv2, whole genome shotgun sequence contains the following coding sequences:
- the LOC117613007 gene encoding LOB domain-containing protein 24-like, whose amino-acid sequence MNMSGRCAACKYLRRRCPSDCILSPYFPSSDPQRFTYVNRIYGASNVAKMLQELIMPHLRAEAAETLRYEAQCRIQDLIYGCIGVISQLYINKYKIYTECQLAKTRAEIALMNSDGQEPPQAQVDQHI is encoded by the exons ATGAATATGTCTGGTCGTTGTGCTGCGTGCAAGTATTTGAGAAGGAGATGCCCTTCAGATTGCATACTCTCTCCCTATTTTCCGTCCAGTGATCCTCAAAGATTTACTTATGTTAATAGAATCTATGGTGCCAGCAATGTTGCCAAAATGCTCCAG GAACTCATCATGCCCCATCTAAGAGCTGAAGCAGCAGAGACCTTGCGTTATGAGGCTCAGTGTAGAATACAGGATCTTATCTATGGCTGCATTGGGGTTATTTCCCAATTAtacatcaacaaatacaagaTATATACAGAATGTCAATTAGCTAAAACACGTGCTGAAATTGCCCTCATGAACTCTGATGGACAAGAACCTCCTCAAGCTCAAGTTGATCAGCACATTTAA
- the LOC117613005 gene encoding putative disease resistance protein RGA1 isoform X2, whose amino-acid sequence MAEGVLFNIAEGIIGRLGSLFLQEIALPWGVKDELRNLKEKVAQLQAVLLDAEQKQAKENEVKVWLESVEDAVYEADDVLDEFEARWRQMVPGNNKVSKQIRKRCSSRAFS is encoded by the exons ATGGCAGAAGGAGTCCTCTTCAACATTGCAGAAGGAATCATTGGAAGGTTAGGCTCCTTGTTTTTGCAAGAGATTGCGTTGCCTTGGGGTGTCAAAGATGAGCTCCGAAATCTTAAGGAAAAAGTTGCCCAACTCCAAGCTGTTCTTCTTGATGCTGAGCAAAAGCAAGCCAAGGAAAATGAAGTCAAAGTGTGGCTCGAAAGCGTAGAAGATGCAGTTTATGAAGCTGATGACGTGCTCGATGAGTTTGAAGCTCGGTGGAGACAAATGGTGCCGGGAAATAATAAAGTGTCAAAGCAG ATTAGGAAGAGGTGCTCTTCTAGAGCATTTAGCTAG
- the LOC117613005 gene encoding putative disease resistance protein RGA1 isoform X1, with product MAEGVLFNIAEGIIGRLGSLFLQEIALPWGVKDELRNLKEKVAQLQAVLLDAEQKQAKENEVKVWLESVEDAVYEADDVLDEFEARWRQMVPGNNKVSKQIHRFTPNKQSNLALRPCYHSEFIAFSD from the exons ATGGCAGAAGGAGTCCTCTTCAACATTGCAGAAGGAATCATTGGAAGGTTAGGCTCCTTGTTTTTGCAAGAGATTGCGTTGCCTTGGGGTGTCAAAGATGAGCTCCGAAATCTTAAGGAAAAAGTTGCCCAACTCCAAGCTGTTCTTCTTGATGCTGAGCAAAAGCAAGCCAAGGAAAATGAAGTCAAAGTGTGGCTCGAAAGCGTAGAAGATGCAGTTTATGAAGCTGATGACGTGCTCGATGAGTTTGAAGCTCGGTGGAGACAAATGGTGCCGGGAAATAATAAAGTGTCAAAGCAG ATTCACAGATTCACGCCcaataaacaatcaaacctggctctgaggccatgttatcATTCTGAGTTTATCGCTTTCTCAGATTAG